One Dioscorea cayenensis subsp. rotundata cultivar TDr96_F1 chromosome 15, TDr96_F1_v2_PseudoChromosome.rev07_lg8_w22 25.fasta, whole genome shotgun sequence genomic region harbors:
- the LOC120277276 gene encoding endo-1,4-beta-xylanase 1-like, translating to MADMQDNICNVEEYCKEETNNRRGMRSEDEEENIIVNPQFEDGLNNWSGRGCKILVHDSMGDGKVVPMTGKAFASATERTQNWNGIQQDVSSSVQRKRLYEVTAVVRIFGSSGPADVRATIWVQGQNGREQYIGIANTQATDKDWVKLQGKFLLNGVASKAVIYIEGPPPGTDILLNTLLVKHAPKLPPSSPPDFQDVEFEVNILENSKLSDNLNGWFPLGPCTLSIANGSPHELPPMARESLGTHEPLHGRYISVTNRTQTWMGPAQTITDKLKLHLTYQVSAWVRVASAKTGPQNINVALGVDSQWVNGGQVEAVDERWYEVAGSFRIETQPSRVIVYVQGPSPGVDLMVAGLQIFPVDRKARFKHLKNLTDKVRKRDVILKISGLDTKNFCADIGNVVKVRQIKNSFPIGTCISRSTIDNEDFVSFFVKNFNWAVFGNELKWYWTESQQGQLNYADADELLDFCNKNGIQVRGHCIFWEVQSVVQPWVQNLNKNDLMNAVQNRLNSLLTRYRGKFRHYDVNNEMLHGSFFQDRLGNDIRASMFKTAQQIDPSPILFVNDYHVEDGVDTRATPEKYIKQILDLQEQGAPVGGIGVQGHIDNPVGPIVSAALDKLGTLGLPTWFTEMDVSSSNEFIRADDLEVMLREAYANPSVEGVMLWGFWELFMRDNGHLVDAEGEVNEAGKRFLALKHEWLSHARGSIDDQGEFKFRGFPGTYGIEIDTLTKKFTKMFTVDNGDSPLEVSIEL from the exons ATGGCTGACATGCAAGACAACATTTGCAATGTTGAGGAATATTGTAAG GAGGAAACAAACAACAGAAGAGGCATGAGaagtgaagatgaagaagagaacaTAATAGTAAACCCACAGTTTGAGGATGGATTGAACAACTGGTCAGGAAGAGGGTGCAAGATCCTAGTGCATGACTCAATGGGAGATGGCAAGGTGGTGCCGATGACCGGCAAGGCTTTCGCATCGGCGACGGAGAGGACGCAGAACTGGAATGGAATTCAGCAGGATGTGAGTAGCAGTGTGCAGCGCAAGCGTTTGTATGAAGTCACTGCAGTTGTTAGGATCTTTGGTTCCTCTGGTCCTGCAGATGTTAGGGCAACCATTTGGGTTCAAGGTCAAAATGGACGTGAACAATACATTGGCATTGCTAa TACACAAGCAACAGATAAAGATTGGGTGAAATTACAAGGAAAGTTTCTGTTGAATGGTGTAGCTTCAAAAGCAGTGATTTACATTGAAGGTCCGCCACCTGGTACTGATATTCTCCTCAATACTCTCCTTGTCAAACATGCCCCTAAACTCCCTCCTTCTTCCCCTCCTGATTTCCAG GATGTGGAGTTTGAAGTGAATATACTTGAAAACAGCAAGCTCAGTGACAACCTGAATGGATGGTTTCCTCTTGGTCCATGCACTCTAAGCATTGCCAATGGCTCACCACATGAACTTCCTCCAATGGCTAGAGAGTCATTAGGCACACATGAACCCCTACATGGCCGTTATATATCGGTCACTAATCGAACCCAAACATGGATGGGTCCTGCTCAAACAATCACAGACAAGTTGAAGCTTCACTTGACATACCAAGTTTCCGCTTGGGTTCGTGTTGCTTCGGCGAAGACCGGTCCGCAGAATATCAATGTTGCTCTTGGTGTTGATAGTCAGTGGGTGAATGGTGGTCAAGTTGAAGCAGTTGATGAGAGGTGGTATGAAGTTGCAGGATCATTCAGGATTGAGACTCAACCTTCTAGAGTTATTGTTTATGTTCAAGGTCCTTCTCCAGGGGTTGATTTAATGGTTGCAGGTTTGCAAATCTTTCCTGTTGATAGGAAAGCAAGATTCAAGCATTTGAAGAATTTAACAGATAAG GTTCGAAAACGGGATGTTATTCTGAAGATATCGGGACTGGACACTAAGAACTTCTGCGCAGATATCGGGAATGTAGTGAAAGTGAGACAGATAAAGAATAGTTTCCCAATCGGGACGTGCATTAGCCGATCGACAATAGACAACGAAGACTTTGTCAGTTTCTTTGTGAAGAACTTCAACTGGGCGGTGTTCGGGAACGAGCTGAAATGGTACTGGACTGAATCACAGCAAGGGCAACTCAACTATGCCGACGCCGATGAACTACTAGACTTTTGCAATAAAAATGGGATACAAGTCAGAGGGCATTGTATTTTCTGGGAAGTTCAATCTGTAGTTCAGCCATGGGTGCAGAATTTGAACAAAAATGATCTAATGAATGCGGTGCAAAACAGACTCAATAGTCTTCTTACAAGATACAGAGGCAAATTCAGACATTATGATGTTAACAATGAAATGCTTCATGGTTCATTCTTTCAAGATAGGCTTGGAAATGACATTAGAGCCTCAATGTTTAAAACTGCACAACAGATTGATCCTTCTCCAATCTTGTTTGTGAATGATTATCATGTTGAGGACGGAGTTGACACAAGAGCAACTCCTGAGAAGTATATAAAACAGATACTTGATTTACAAGAACAAGGAGCACCAGTTGGAGGGATAGGAGTACAAGGACATATAGACAATCCAGTTGGTCCAATAGTTTCTGCAGCGTTGGATAAACTTGGGACACTAGGACTACCTACATGGTTCACCGAAATGGATGTATCATCGTCAAATGAGTTTATTCGAGCCGATGACTTGGAGGTCATGCTTCGTGAAGCTTACGCGAATCCCTCGGTGGAGGGAGTTATGCTTTGGGGTTTCTGGGAGCTGTTCATGAGGGACAATGGTCATTTGGTTGATGCCGAAGGTGAGGTTAATGAAGCCGGAAAGCGGTTTCTAGCTCTTAAGCATGAGTGGCTGTCTCATGCTCGTGGTTCTATCGACGATCAAGGAGAGTTCAAGTTCAGAGGTTTTCCAGGAACTTATGGTATTGAAATTGATACATTGACCAAGAAGTTCACTAAGATGTTCACTGTTGACAACGGTGACTCCCCTTTGGAGGTTTCCATAGAGCTATAA
- the LOC120277277 gene encoding homeobox protein knotted-1-like 12 isoform X1: MEEFSLLGGFMCPPSSSSTPAQPLMNMHPHHPHHHHHHHHHNTNPNSIMKPEASSSAQQDGTTRDNEIKAKIISHPQYSALLSAYLDCQKVGAPADIVAKMEEKLRTVSSCRHDTSTPTISDPELDQFMEAYCDMLGKYKDEISRPIQEAMDFLKRAESQLNSITNGTVSCIFSHDDKCDGVGSSDDDQDGSGGEAEPPEIDPRAEEKELKHHLLRKYSGYLSSLRQELSKKKKKGKLPKEARQKLLSWWELHYKWPYPSETEKVALAESTGLDQKQINNWFINQRKRHWKPSEDMQFVVMDGYHPQNAAAFYMEGQFMGDGPYRLGP; encoded by the exons ATGGAAGAGTTCTCTCTCTTAGGAGGCTTCATGTGcccaccatcatcatcttcaactcCAGCTCAACCCTTGATGAATATgcatcctcatcatcctcatcatcatcaccaccaccaccatcataaTACTAACCCTAACTCCATCATGAAACCAGAAGCTTCAAGTTCAGCACAGCAAGATGGTACAACAAGAGACAATGAAATCAAGGCGAAGATCATCTCTCACCCTCAGTACTCAGCTCTTCTCTCTGCCTACCTTGATTGCCAAAAG GTTGGTGCTCCTGCTGATATTGTTGCCAAGATGGAGGAGAAGCTACGTACTGTTTCTTCTTGCCGCCATGATACTTCCACTCCTACCATCTCTGATCCAGAGCTTGATCAGTTCATG GAAGCATACTGTGATATGTTAGGGAAGTATAAGGATGAAATCTCAAGGCCAATACAAGAAGCCATGGATTTCCTCAAACGAGCTGAGTCACAACTCAACTCCATCACTAATGGCACTGTTTCTTGCATCTTCTCtcatg ATGACAAATGTGATGGAGTTGGctcctctgatgatgatcaagATGGCAGTGGAGGAGAAGCAGAGCCGCCCGAGATCGATCCCCGAGCTGAAGAGAAAGAACTCAAGCACCATCTCTTAAGGAAGTACAGCGGCTACCTTAGCAGCCTACGGCAAGAATTAtcgaaaaagaagaagaaagggaagCTGCCGAAAGAAGCCAGACAGAAACTTCTTAGTTGGTGGGAACTACACTACAAATGGCCGTATCCATCG GAAACCGAAAAGGTGGCATTGGCAGAATCAACCGGACTTGATCAAAAACAGATTAATAACTGGTTTATCAACCAAAGGAAGAGGCATTGGAAGCCATCAGAAGACATGCAATTCGTCGTCATGGATGGTTATCATCCACAGAATGCTGCTGCTTTCTACATGGAAGGACAATTCATGGGCGATGGCCCTTATCGACTCGGTCCCTGA
- the LOC120277277 gene encoding homeotic protein knotted-1-like isoform X2, with the protein MVQQETMKSRRRSSLTLSTQLFSLPTLIAKRHPSHVGAPADIVAKMEEKLRTVSSCRHDTSTPTISDPELDQFMEAYCDMLGKYKDEISRPIQEAMDFLKRAESQLNSITNGTVSCIFSHDDKCDGVGSSDDDQDGSGGEAEPPEIDPRAEEKELKHHLLRKYSGYLSSLRQELSKKKKKGKLPKEARQKLLSWWELHYKWPYPSETEKVALAESTGLDQKQINNWFINQRKRHWKPSEDMQFVVMDGYHPQNAAAFYMEGQFMGDGPYRLGP; encoded by the exons ATGGTACAACAAGAGACAATGAAATCAAGGCGAAGATCATCTCTCACCCTCAGTACTCAGCTCTTCTCTCTGCCTACCTTGATTGCCAAAAGGCATCCCTCTCAT GTTGGTGCTCCTGCTGATATTGTTGCCAAGATGGAGGAGAAGCTACGTACTGTTTCTTCTTGCCGCCATGATACTTCCACTCCTACCATCTCTGATCCAGAGCTTGATCAGTTCATG GAAGCATACTGTGATATGTTAGGGAAGTATAAGGATGAAATCTCAAGGCCAATACAAGAAGCCATGGATTTCCTCAAACGAGCTGAGTCACAACTCAACTCCATCACTAATGGCACTGTTTCTTGCATCTTCTCtcatg ATGACAAATGTGATGGAGTTGGctcctctgatgatgatcaagATGGCAGTGGAGGAGAAGCAGAGCCGCCCGAGATCGATCCCCGAGCTGAAGAGAAAGAACTCAAGCACCATCTCTTAAGGAAGTACAGCGGCTACCTTAGCAGCCTACGGCAAGAATTAtcgaaaaagaagaagaaagggaagCTGCCGAAAGAAGCCAGACAGAAACTTCTTAGTTGGTGGGAACTACACTACAAATGGCCGTATCCATCG GAAACCGAAAAGGTGGCATTGGCAGAATCAACCGGACTTGATCAAAAACAGATTAATAACTGGTTTATCAACCAAAGGAAGAGGCATTGGAAGCCATCAGAAGACATGCAATTCGTCGTCATGGATGGTTATCATCCACAGAATGCTGCTGCTTTCTACATGGAAGGACAATTCATGGGCGATGGCCCTTATCGACTCGGTCCCTGA